From a region of the Panicum virgatum strain AP13 chromosome 2K, P.virgatum_v5, whole genome shotgun sequence genome:
- the LOC120669726 gene encoding membrane protein PM19L-like, with product MAGVGRNMVAPLMVLNLIMYLIVIGFASWNLNHFINGQTNYPDVAGNGATFYFLVFAILAGVVGAASKLAGVHHVRAWRHDSLAASAASSLIAWAVTALAFGLACKEIHIGGHRGWRLRVLEAFVIILAFTQLLYVMMLHAGLFGGSAGYRDHADYGVGGAAGVPKGPRV from the exons ATGGCCGGGGTCGGGAGGAACATGGTGGCGCCGCTCATGGTGCTCAACCTCATCATGTACCTCATCGTCATCGGCTTCGCGAGCTGGAACCTCAACCACTTCATCAACGGCCAGACCAACTACCCGG ATGTGGCCGGCAACGGCGCGACGTTCTACTTCCTGGTGTTCGCGATCCTGGCCGGCGTGGTGGGCGCGGCGTCGAAGCTGGCGGGCGTGCACCACGTCCGCGCGTGGCGCCACGACAGCCTCGCCGCGAGCGCGGCGTCGTCGCTCATCGCCTGGGCCGTGACCGCGCTCGCCTTCGGGCTGGCGTGCAAGGAGATCCACATCGGCGGCCACCGCGGGTGGCGCCTCCGCGTGCTCGAGGCCTTCGTCATCATCCTCGCCTTCACGCAGCTGCTCTACGTGATGATGCTCCACGCGGGCCTCTTCGGCGGCAGCGCCGGCTACCGGGACCACGCCGActacggcgtcggcggcgccgccggcgtgcccaAGGGCCCCAGGGTCTGA